Proteins encoded in a region of the Syngnathus typhle isolate RoL2023-S1 ecotype Sweden linkage group LG20, RoL_Styp_1.0, whole genome shotgun sequence genome:
- the ciarta gene encoding circadian associated repressor of transcription a: MNPLSASSQWPACDLHPSTFNDILNESELTEDEAEISSEEEDLVTCKVLSGYEGCFRVRLDQTCPGSKRAHRTVHVSGRKKYHLSPGAPAGDSASPSAGDRAFTQKCIDLHNFICPLMELLHGLKTGRFNKGLTNFQQSVAMDRLQRILGILQRPEMGERYLHNLLQIEGMLKLWFPQVALHPTVTLAQSFPPKQITHWCQNQLSMPVKKRKLIWSDSDYTGIDPPKKKMNLPGSFPIVMPRTFSTSITRKRDAPDHERVRATEDKLSRVHVKNETDEYEISRSSYSSCPVTQDKSVSSSADADANACNIDTTMCQSEFKFTASIQCN, translated from the exons ATGAATCCATTGAGTGCTTCTTCTCAATGGCCAGCTTGTGACCTGCATCCGTCCACCTTCAACGACATTCTGAATGAAAGCGAGCTAACCGAAGATGAAGCCGAAATTTCTTCAGAAGAGGAGGACTTGGTGACTTGTAAGGTCTTATCGGGCTACGAGGGATGTTTCCGAGTTCGTTTGGATCAGACGTGCCCGGGGTCCAAGAGGGCCCACCGCACTGTACATGTTAGCGGGAGGAAAAAGTACCACCTTTCTCCTGGTGCCCCAGCTGGTGATTCAGCATCACCTTCAGCAGGAGACCGCGCCTTCACTCAGAAA TGTATCGATTTACACAACTTCATCTGTCCTCTGATGGAGCTTCTTCACGGCCTTAAAACTGGCAGGTTTAATAAAG GTTTAACCAATTTCCAGCAAAGCGTCGCCATGGATAGACTACAAAGAATTCTGGGGATTCTGCAGAGGCCTGAAATGGG GGAGCGATATCTCCACAACTTGTTGCAGATCGAGGGAATGCTCAAGCTCTGGTTCCCTCAGGTGGCGCTTCATCCCACGGTCACATTAGCCCAAAGCTTCCCCCCCAAACAAATAACTCACTGGTGCCAAAATCAGCTCAGCATGCCAGTTAAG AAGCGGAAACTCATCTGGTCAGATTCCGACTACACCGGAATAGACCCACCCAAGAAAAAGATGAATTTACCTGGAAGCTTCCCAATTGTGATGCCGCGCACCTTTTCCACCAGTATAACGAGGAAGCGGGACGCTCCTGACCATGAAAGAGTCCGCGCCACTGAAGACAAACTGTCACGTGTACATGTCAAAAACGAAACGGACGAATATGAAATATCTCGCAGCTCCTACAGCAGTTGCCCAGTTACACAGGACAAGTCAGTGTCTTCGAGTGCTGATGCTGATGCTAATGCGTGCAATATCGACACAACAATGTGCCAGTCTGAGTTCAAGTTCACTGCTTCAATACAATGTAATTGA
- the rprd2a gene encoding regulation of nuclear pre-mRNA domain-containing protein 2a, whose product MEAARVRNSGASFEAVLDTKLLNVTNTMDSIQGLSTWCIEYKKYHNMIVRQWIKCLKKSNTAHKLNLFYLANDVIQNCKRKNALVYRTSFADVLPEAFVLIKQEGDAKVVTSVQRILTIWQERSVYTDAAVAELRGILVKEETPPVTPVEQKTPVESKADIQSKIVAEFVPPSFIEQLSKYKRSLEDVELREKQLAAMRVDICSSETLKKLKDKAGGKKFSRDFEEGNAQLQEFVKFFDKQNKTGPLLLEALSNADIFYEMQYKEVKIVANAYQTFANRVNHLKRKLDHLKATLPDLDDSPIPSPSADAPSPTGSESPFHDLEVAKPHPDMDSSALEDETEPPAPSPLSSIGDSPKRVPNSGDDNVNREVEDMELSDDEIVSGSIIVEEQAKSSGPKLEVSNPMSKKTEPSVAAEQHASSDGASGSLENIDLGKIGSILNSFNAAMKNTGAPGESRCSSAETLAPSSDDATALVDILAQVDMSPAELLNALTKVQAQSGLAGITSLLSSPAEKDPEESSRTGEPSPSASFTSASAAPNQGSTPFHSATPAPSTPSDVPEMPTAAPTPEVPGETPPTAGTADVAKADSLESKIHNFLHGNPAFSNFDLSFALHLPNRADNSSPVRGSDTQGGTPVRDEGGGTPTQDEVMDVTMGLPRSLGANPDSGMPAPFAFRENTPQNPESATLRGHLRPGAAQNGQLYQTYPYAENNASDPATGGGAQAFRGMADRAWYDEGGLQQQPAAGYNVSVPACNQTFEYQAQAVTESKGFQQASDFFKNLLPPVPKLPPPPTLQAVLATPAEQQAAPPHADVTQAEPSRGFPGMVVHDHGHKSAFRSDESLYDEQGSTPDHMRYPQEHEDYSPYERPEAPFYPRGGSPQHTLLRGRGGRFASSSLDSFNNPRRSPPHPHFAPRRPPPPPSHFPMRPPGMRLLHRVPRPGQPPFPRGPPRPPFANFPGPDPRLRGKRPVPRGGLYPGPMFAPKRAFPPPRY is encoded by the exons ATGGAAGCTGCAAGAGTGCGCAATTCCGGTGCCTCGTTTGAGGCTGTGCTGGATACGAAGTTACTAAATGTGACGAATACAATGGATTCCATTCAAGGGCTGTCAACGTGGTGTATCGAGTACAAGAAGTACCACAACATGATCGTGCGACAGTGGATCAAGTGTTTGAAGAAAT CGAACACAGCACACAAGCTCAACCTGTTTTACCTGGCCAATGATGTCATTCAGAACTGCAAAAGGAAAAATGCTCTGGTCTACCGTACTTCATTTGCCGATGTGCTCCCTGAGGCCTTTGTGCTGATCAA ACAAGAAGGTGACGCAAAGGTGGTGACATCGGTGCAGAGGATACTGACCATCTGGCAGGAGAGAAGCGTCTATACAGATGCTGCCGTTGCTGAGCTCAGGGGCATCCTCGTCAAAGAGGAGACCCCGCCTGTGACACCCGTGGAGCAAAAAA CTCCAGTTGAGTCCAAGGCAGATATCCAGTCCAAGATTGTTGCAGAATTTGTG CCCCCGTCCTTCATTGAGCAACTGTCGAAATACAAGAGGTCTCTGGAGGATGTGGAGCTTCGAGAAAAGCAATTGGCAGCCATGAGGGTTGACATCTGCAGTTCTGAAACCCTCAAGAAGCTGAAAG ATAAGGCAGGAGGAAAGAAGTTCTCCCGGGACTTTGAGGAAGGCAATGCGCAGCTCCAAGAGTTTGTCAAGTTCtttgacaaacaaaataaaacgggACCGCTCCTCCTGGAAGCCCTGAGCAATGCCGATATCTTCTATGAGATGCAGTACAAGGAGGTCAAGATTGTTGCCAAC gcCTACCAGACGTTTGCTAACCGAGTGAACCACCTGAAGCGCAAGCTGGACCACCTCAAAGCGACCTTACCAGACCTGGACGATTCGCCTATTCCCTCACCCTCTGCGGACGCGCCATCTCCAACGGGCTCCGAATCTCCTTTCCACGACCTGGAAGTGGCCAAGCCTCATCCAGACATGGACTCCTCCGCTTTGGAGGACGAAACGGAACCTCCGGCCCCAAGTCCTTTGTCTTCGATTGGCGATTCCCCAAAACGAGTGCCCAATAGTGGCGACGATAACGTTAACCGGGAAGTGGAGGACATGGAGCTGTCTGATGACGAAATAGTCAGCGGAAGCATCATAG TTGAGGAGCAAGCGAAGAGCTCTGGGCCAAAATTGGAGGTGTCTAATCCCATGAGCAAAAAGACCGAGCCATCAGTAGCGGCAGAGCAGCACGCCTCATCGGATGGCGCATCTGGAAGTCTGGAAAATATTGACCTGGGTAAAATCGGCTCTATCCTCAACAGTTTTAACGCAGCCATGAAAAACACAG GAGCGCCAGGGGAGAGCCGCTGCTCATCAGCTGAGACGTTAGCTCCCTCCTCCGACGATGCCACCGCCTTGGTGGACATACTGGCGCAGGTGGACATGAGTCCCGCCGAGCTCCTTAACGCTCTGACTAAAGTCCAAGCCCAAAGTGGCCTTGCCG GCATCACTTCTCTTCTGAGCAGCCCCGCTGAAAAGGACCCGGAAGAATCCTCCCGCACAGGCGAGCCTTCTCCCTCAGCCTCATTCACATCAGCTTCAGCGGCTCCCAATCAGGGTTCCACTCCCTTCCACTCTGCTACGCCGGCGCCCTCCACGCCGTCAGACGTCCCCGAAATGCCCACCGCTGCCCCGACGCCGGAAGTACCCGGAGAAACGCCCCCGACAGCAGGAACGGCAGACGTTGCTAAAGCAGACAGTTTAGAATCCAAAATTCACAACTTCCTTCATGGCAATCCTGCTTTTAGCAACTTTGACCTTAGTTTCGCCCTTCACCTCCCCAATAGGGCGGATAACTCCAGCCCGGTAAGAGGAAGCGACACGCAGGGCGGAACACCGGTGCGTGACGAAGGCGGAGGCACCCCCACCCAAGATGAGGTGATGGACGTGACCATGGGGCTCCCGAGGTCTTTAGGCGCAAACCCAGACAGCGGGATGCCGGCTCCGTTCGCTTTCCGGGAAAATACTCCTCAGAACCCAGAGAGCGCCACCCTACGAGGCCACTTGCGGCCGGGTGCGGCCCAGAACGGCCAACTGTACCAAACGTACCCGTACGCTGAGAACAATGCGTCCGATCCCGCCACAGGCGGCGGCGCGCAGGCCTTTCGGGGGATGGCCGATAGGGCTTGGTACGATGAGGGGGGCTTGCAGCAGCAGCCCGCCGCGGGCTACAATGTTTCCGTGCCCGCTTGTAACCAAACATTTGAGTACCAAGCACAAGCAGTGACCGAATCGAAAGGCTTTCAACAAGCCTCCGATTTCTTCAAAAACCTCCTTCCTCCTGTCCCCAAGTTACCTCCCCCTCCCACCCTCCAAGCAGTTTTGGCGACTCCAGCCGAACAGCAGGCGGCGCCCCCCCACGCGGACGTGACCCAAGCGGAACCGAGTCGAGGTTTCCCCGGCATGGTGGTCCACGATCACGGACACAAGTCAGCCTTTCGTTCAGATGAATCGTTGTACGACGAGCAGGGCTCAACTCCGGACCACATGCGTTACCCACAAGAGCACGAGGATTACAGCCCTTACGAGCGCCCCGAGGCCCCTTTCTACCCACGGGGGGGCAGCCCTCAGCATACCCTCCTCCGAGGCAGGGGGGGGCGCTTTGCCTCTTCCTCGCTGGATTCTTTTAACAACCCGAGACGGAGCCCCCCTCATCCTCACTTTGCGCCcaggcggccgccgccgccgccgtcccaTTTCCCGATGCGTCCCCCCGGCATGCGACTTCTCCATCGGGTCCCTCGGCCCGGTCAACCCCCGTTTCCCAGGGGTCCCCCACGTCCACCGTTTGCTAATTTTCCGGGGCCTGATCCGAGACTAAGGGGCAAGCGACCCGTTCCCAGGGGAGGGCTATATCCCGGTCCCATGTTTGCTCCCAAAAGAGCCTTCCCGCCCCCACGCTACTGA